The window ACAACTGCCGACTGATGCGCAACTATGCTATACGAGAAGATGGTTTTGCGGTGTATAACTATATAGAAGGAAAAGTAGGAGATTGTATCCCATCAGAGCCAAGGCTTTCCTTCTGGAAAATTGTAGAGAACAGGATCCAGTTTTATGTGGATGATAAGAATATTCTTGAAGAAGTGGTGGTTACTGTAAATAAGGACAAAACAATGACTTTTTCAAGTTATATTCCTGTTCCGGTTAAAGATAAAGATCCCGAGTTGGAAAAGCTATTAAATACCATTCACTACGATATTGTAGAATCTGTATATTAAGATGAACCTATGAATTATGTTACTGTTATTTATCTCCTGAATTTAGTGGTGTATGCCATTTATTTCTTTGGAAAGGGGAGTAGTGAAGAGGTTATTACCATTGTAGATTATTCGATTTCTGCAGCTATGTCGCTTTTTTTAATTCTTGCCGGATACATTAACGCAAAGCAAAAAATGGCTTACAGGTCTGTCCTATGGATGTTTTTTGGGAACATTGTATTTTTTGCAATGTCCGGATTGTTTGACCAGTTTGGAAATGATTTTAATCTTTTGTCAATGGGAAATGATAGTTTTATTTTTACTCTGACTTTAGTAGCTTATAATGGCTATTTATTTCCGCTGATTGTGAAACTGGAAAGAACAGGTTTTTCCCTTGTATTGCCACTTGTATTGTCTTTTGTTCTGCCCTCTTTAGGATATTGTATTGGGAAAATAACTGCACCGAAAAATTCAACTTCATCTGAATAAATTTAATCTGAGTTCAGGCGTCTTGATGTTAAAGAGATTCTACAATTTATATAGTCCATTGTCATTTCAACGAAGGTGAGATTCTTCATTTCACTCCAATATATTCAGAACGACAGCCCACCTTTAAAAGCAAGCCGTAATGTTCATATTCCTACTATTTTAATTTCTCTTAATGGGTTAAAAAAATCATGTTGAAAGTAAAAAATAGAATGGTATGACGTTATGGATTTTGCACCTGATTGTCAGTACCTGCAAACTTTTGTTTACCGATTAAAAGTTCAAAGAAAAGCCTGAAATCTGAGATCAGTGACCACAACGGATATTTAAAGGTAGCTGGCTTATTTCTTTCGATAACTGCATGGCTAAACCAGGCAAATCCGTATCCTACGATCGGAATGTACCATAGAAATCTTTCCTTTCCTGAACTGATAACATATCCTATTACAACAAATATCAGTAGTGTTCCAATAAAATGAAAGATTCGGGTTCCTGTTTTACTGTGTTCCGTAAGATAAAACTGATAAAACTCTTTGTATGTTTTGATTCTTTCAGACATAGTGGCATTAGTTTATTGTTTCTGTTGGATTTACAGCAATAATTCTGCCGATTTTAATATAAGAGATAAAAAAGCAAAAAGGCAAAATAGCTGGATGTGCTATTTTGCCTTTTTAATGTTGTTATGTATTGTTTTTAGCTATTCTTTAGCTCCTTTCCAAGTTTACTGTTCTTATAACCATAGAAGAAGTAAATAAACATCCCAATCAGGAACCACATTCCAAACCAGAACCAATTTTCATGGCTCATTCCGGTAAGAAGGTATAAACAAGAACTTAATCCTATTAATGGGATAAGAGAAAGATTCTTGATAAAAGTAACCCCACATAAGATGAGATTGATGAGAATAAAGAAGAAAATAGAGGCTCTGAACTCTCCGTCCTTAGGATCGCTCCAATTCATTAGCGTTTGGAAAAACTCAGGTTGCCAATAGTAGAAAGCAATTAGTCCACCGATGAAAATAACCGGGAAAATAATTTTACCATTGATATAAGGAAGGTGAAATCTGCCTTTTATTTTTTCTTTGGCAGGAAGTGTTAAAACTCCGGCACAAACCAAAACAAATGCGAAGATGGTTCCGATACTCGTAAAGTCAAGGATGAAGGTTTTATCTGTAAATAAGATAGGAACTCCTACCACAATCCCTGTAACGATGGTTGCAAAAGATGGAGTTTTATATTTTGGATGAATTTTAAGGAACTTCTGAGGCATCAATCCGTCACGGCTCATCGCATACCATATTCTTGGCTGGCCCATCTGGAAAACCAATAGTACAGTGGTGATTGCCACAATAGCTACAAAAGAAACCACAAGCTCCATCCATGCTACATTCGCATTGGTTTTTTCAAAGATGAATGAAAGCGGGTCTCCCACACCATCAAATTTTCTGTAATCTACCATTCCTGTCAATACCAAAGTAAGAGCAATATAGATTACTGTACACAATACCAAAGAGATGATCATTCCTTTTGGTAAGGTTTTTTGAGGATCTTTTGTTTCTTCAGAAAGAACACTTAAAGCATCAAAGCCAATATAGGCAAAGAAAACCCCTGATACGGCACTCATCACTCCTGTAAATCCATTAGGCATAAAGGATGGAATTCCTGTCACAGGACTTATGGGTGTCCAGTTCTCAGTATTGATATAAGCAAAACCAACCAGGATTACCAATAGAATTACTCCTAGCTTTAAGATAACCAAAGAATTATTAAAGTTTTTACTCTCTTTTACCCCAACATAACAAAGCCATGTAATTAAACCATTAATGACCAATGCCGGTATATCAACAATGAACTTTAAGTTTCCAATTAATGGTGCTGATTTCCATGCATTTAATAGTTCTTTGTTTTCAGAACCGTTTAAGACAGCTTTCTTCGCTTCTGTGTAACTGCAGGTTAGGTAATCAGGAATGTGCATTCCGAGACGTCCTAAAAAGCTGGTGAAATAATCAGACCATGAAAAGGCTACATAAATATTTCCGAAAGAATATTCCATAATCAAAGCCCAGCCAATGATCCAGGCAATTAATTCCCCAAAACTGGCATAAGCATATGTATAGGCAGAGCCTGCTGTAGGAATTCTGCTGGCAAATTCAGCATAACAGAGAGCGGTAAAACCACAGGCAAAGCCGCAAATCAAATAGAGAAGAATCACACCAGGGCCACCTCTGAAAACGGCTTCTCCCAAACTGCTGAAACTCCCAGCTCCAATAATTGCCGCAATACCAAAAAATACGATGTCCCATACACCTAAAACTCTTAAAAGTCCTGTTGAAGTATCTGTATCCGAATAGACTTTCCTTCTAAAAAGTTGACTCATTCAATAACTATATTTGATTTGAAAAAAACAAATGTAATGATTTTTTATTTTGATGTTAACAGCTGTTAAGAACATTTAGATAAAAATGCTTAACGAAAATCCTTTAGTCTTAATAAACAGGTATTTCCACATAGCTGTCATTATACCATTTTATCTGCATAGGTTCTCCCGCATCCTGTATCGTTTCATCACTTACATCTTTACCTGTTCCGTAATTGAGCTGCCAGTTCGGATTTTTGTTAACGCCCACCAACAAAAGTAATTTACTTCCCTTTTCGATCTTTTTACTCATAACATAGGCATTTTTTATAGGAATCTGCTCAATAGTATTGGGAGTAAGAAGCTGGCGCGTCTCATTATTTTTAGCATAGCTGGCTCTTGCAATATGCGAAGATAATGAGATAAGTTTTCCGTCAGGTCTGATCTCATAAAGAGAAGCATTGGTGTCAAAATCCTTTTTGTTAGTAGAAATCGTAAAAAACCCTGAAATACTTCCACTGATAATAATATCCTTATCCAATACTTCACTTACAAAATAAGTAGAATTTGTAGTCTTAATGCTGTCATTTTTGCTTACTGCATAATAAGTGTCTTTATCGTTTCTATTGTTGAAATCTACAGTGAGAGGTGTAAAGTTTTGCTGTGTGGGCTTACTAAATACAGAAGAATTATTTTTACTGTTCTGAAGATAAAACTTCAAGTAGGAAGTATGCATTTTATCAAAAGAGGAAACATGTTTCCAGGAGTTGGTGTTCATGACCTGAAAATTAACCTTGTCTTTTAGAAGTTCCGGTTTTTTCCCATTTTTAAGAATATAATCAAACCATGAAAAGGCAAGATCGTCAATACTGATTCTGGCTGCCGGATCTATAGGACTTCCTTCAACGTATGTAAATCCGAAACTCTGTGCTCCGCCATGGTTGTAAGGGCCAATCACGAGATAGTGTTCCGCATTTTTATTATATTTAAGATGTTGGTTATAATAATATAATGCCCCGATCTGGTCATCGTCATAATAGCCGGTAGTGGTAAGAATTGGGATATTGATTTTGGCGAACTCCTCTTTATAAGGAACCATTTTCTGCCAGTATTGGTCATAACCCGGATGATCCAGCCATCTTTGAAATATTTTGCTTGGCTTTTTGCTGATACTATCCAGAGATCTGAATGAACTTCCGCTTTTATACCATGCTGTATTGATAGAATCCCATTTGGCCGCATTGTTGAAATCTATCTCATCGGTATACTTATTATTGGTAACATATTGAATCCATTGCAGCATATAGCTCATAAATACATTATTCCGGGCAGGATAATCTATTCCAATTCCTACAGAAACCTGTGGTACAATGGTTTTTAAAGCAGGATGCAATTTTTTCACAGCTGCCCATTGGCTGAAACCAAGATAACTTCCTCCAATCATGCCAACCTTTCCATTACTCCAGGGCTGTTTGCTTGCCCAATCGATTACTTCGTATAGATCTTGTGATTCATGTTCAAAAGGATTATTTTCATCATTACTATTTCTTTTGCCTCTTGTATTGACTACAAGTCCTATATATCCATAAGTCGCTGCTCTTGTTCCGAAAAAGCGGTCTAGTTCTCCGGCATAAATGTTATTGGTAAGAATAACAGGAAGGGGAGATTTATTCCCTTTTTTTCTAATAATGGTAAGGGTCAGCGTATTTCCATTCTGGATTTTAAGATCTTTTGTTTCTGTAATAAATCTTTCCTTGTCCTTTGCTGTCAATAGCTGTTTGATCTCAGGCTGGATGCCGGAATAAGTTTTATAATCCAAATAAGCTTTGCATAATGCCAAAGCCGATTTGTAATCTATACTGTCTTTTCCTTTCTGTTTATTCAGAGCCTTTTTAAATAATTTTCTGAAATTGTTTACATCACCAGCAACGGCAAGTCCTACCCTTGGAAGTAAGTGTTCAGGAAGACTTTCATACTTTTTATCAAATGCAGTCCGAAGCCCTTTTGAAAATGATATTTTAGTTTCTATTAATTTAGCCATGCTGTAGATTTCATAGCTCATAAATTTATACCCGGCCATATTATGGTCAGCAAACTGATTCCGATACTCGGTAAGTGTAGCAAGAGATTTCTGATAATCCTTAGCAATGATTTGAAGTCTGAAAAGGACATCTGATACATCTACAGTATTCTGAGGTTTGTGTTGTACAGTCTGTAGATTGGGAATTAGCTGGACAGCTAATATGGGCATTTGCTTTTCCAAAATAAGGGTGTCTGTAACAGCTGTTTTCGGAAAGTGAAATTTTTGAGCCTGTATAAGGTTGGCAAAAATTAATGCTAAAAGTATCTTAAATTTCATATTACAGTGTATTTATGGTATGTTTTTAGCTGCTGTTGAAAAAGTATCAGATCAAAATGTATTTTTGTTAACTGTTTACTGAAATTGTTTACATTTTTAACAGACTAAAGTAAGAATTTTTATCATACAATAGTGAAAAGTTTTTTACTCTTGCTAACACCTGTTTATGGTATTAAATCTGTTAAAACTTGCTTAAACAATAAGTTTTTAATATTTTCGTTAACTTATTTAGACTAATTTTCTTATATCAAGAAGAATGAAATCAAAAAAAATACTTTTAGCAGCTGCGGTTATCTATTTCGGAATTTCCGACGCTCAACAGTCCCAATATTTTACACAGAAAGAAAACTACAGATTTAATCTAGCTGAAAATCTTTATCAGACTAAAATATACAACGCCTCCCAATACGAATACGCAAGACAATATTTCTACAATCAGAATTTGTCCCGTTCAAAGAAGGAGGCGGCTCAGTTTTTTGATAATGTGATCGGTGTGATTCTTCAGAAAAATCATGCTGAAGAAGGATTAACGGCTTTCATGAAAGAATATCCTAATTCTGCTTATTTTGCTCAGGCTAATCTTCCTTTAGCGGATTATTATCTTGCAAAAAAGATTTTGACAAAGCATTGGAAACTTTAAAAAAGGTGAACCAATATCAGCTGTCAAAAGAGGAGAATACGCAGTATATTCTGAAGTTAGGATATGCCAAATTTATGATGGGAGATTCTAAGGGCGCGACGGATGCTCTGGAAGAAGCTTACAAAACTGCCGATCAGTCGCAAAAAGGAGATATTGCCTACATGCTTGGACATTTGTATTACAGTAACAGGCAAAATGATAAGGCTTTCGAATATTTTGACTCTATAAAAGATCAGGATAAATTCTCAAGGCTGGTACGTCCGTATTATGTACAGATGTATTATAATGATAAGAATTATGATAAAGCAATTTCTGAAGGAAATGCATTATTGAATGAAAATATTTCAGAATCATACAAAGCAGAAGTCCATAAAATCATTGGGGAGAGTTACTTCATGAAGAACGACTACAATGCTGCTTATCCCCACTTGAAGGACTACCTGAATGTACAGCAGAATCCTTCTGAAAATGACCTTTATGAAATGGGGTTTGTGGCTGCTCAGCTGAAAAAGTATGATGAAGCGGTTTCTTATTATAACCAGCTTGTTAACAGTAATTCAGCATTAGCACAGAATGCTTACTATCAATTAGGAAATGCTTATTTAGCGGTTGATAAAAAGCAGGAAGCCCTTTCTGCATTCCGTTCTTCTTATCAGATGGATTATGATGCAAAAGTGAAAAAGCTAGCACACGAACAGTATGCGAAATTAGGATACGATATCGGAAACCCGTTTGAAAATCCTTCTACCGTTCTTCAAAGCTATATCAATGATAACCAAAATGCTTCCAATGCTTCAGAAATGAGATCACTATTGGTGAAATCATATTTGTATTCAGGAAATTATAAAGAGACATTAAACGCTATTGATAGATTACAAAGCTCAACACCTGATATCAATAAAGTGGATCAGGAAGTTTCTTATTTATTAGGAACAGAAGAGTTCAATAAAGGGAATTATGATGAAGCAGAGAAATATTTCTTGAGAAGCTTAGGCTTTAATATCAATAAAGAATTTAACAGCAGAGCTTTATATTGGCTGGCTCAGGTATATTATCAAAAAGGAAATTATCCGTCTGCCATTGTTCGTTATGAAAAGTTGCTTAATGAAAACTTCCCGGAAAAGCAGCAACTGCCATATGATTTAGGATATGCTTATTTCAAGGCTAAGAAGTTCGATCAGGCAGCTACTTATTTCAAACAATATCTTACAAATCCAAAACCTGAATTTAAAAATGATGCAGAGCTTCGCTTAGCGGATATTCATTACGCAAATAACGACCTGAACGAGGCCATTGCGATTTATGATAAGAACCAGGATGCTACAGATTATACCTTATATCAGAAAGCAATGGCTTTAGGATTTAAAGGAGATACTCAGGCGAAGATTACCAATTTAAAGAATCTTTTATCCAAATATCCGGATTCTGAATATTATGATGATGCACAATACGAAATAGGAACAGCTTACGCAGCTCAGGATGATTTTGCAAACTCCAATGATTATTTTGGGAAAGTTATAAAAACATCTTCAGATAAAGACCTGATCGCTAATGCTTCTATTTACAGAGCACAGAATTATATCGACCAGAATCAGAGTGATAAAGCACTTTCTGAGCTGAAATCATTGGGAGAACAGTATAAAAATACAGCATATGCTCAAAAAATAGTTCAGGCTGCAAAACCTGTATTCACGAAGAATGGAGATGTGGCAGGCTATGAAAACTTTGCAAGAAGCATAGGCGTAAATGTTGATGCATCTGAAATTGATGAGATCAACCTATCTACAGGAAAACAATATTTCGCGAAGAAAGACTACAAAAACGCGATTTCTTATTATGAGAAATATCTAACGCAGAATCCAACGGGAGAAGGGCTTTATCAGGCTAAATATGAATTGGGAGAAAGTTATTATCAAACTAATAATTCTACAAAAGCTTTACTTGTTTTGCAAGAGGTGGCCGGAGTTCAGAATGATTATCAGGATGATGCTCAAACCCGTTTAGCACAGATCTTCATTGCACAAGGGAATACTGCTGAAGCTAAAAAATATCTTGAAGGAATTAAGAATTCTTCCAATATAAGCATTAAAAACTATGCGAATGTTGAGCTGATGAAGCTGTATGCGGATGAAAATAACTTCTCTGAAGCAGAAAAACTGGCCAATGCAGTGATTGCCAACTCCAAAAACTCAGCAGCAGTTATAGAGACGGCGAAAGTTATCAAGGCGAGAAGCTTGATGAATTCAGGAAAAGATAAAGATGCTCAGGCAGCTTATGTTTCTCTTGAAAAATCGTCCAACACTTCGGTAGCCGCAGAAGCACTGTATGCAAAAGCGTATTATCAGAATAAAGGAAAAGCCTTTAAGTCTTCTAATGAAACAATTTTCAAGCTTGCGAATAATTATGCATCTGAAGAATACTGGGGTGCAAAAGCCTTGGTATTGATGGCTAAAAACTATATCGGCTTAAAAGATAATTACCAGGCTAGTTATACTTGTGACCAGATTATTGCCAATTATAAGAGCTTCCCGGATATCGTAGCAGAAGCGAAAGAAGTTAAAAAGCAGATTAAAAAGTAAAAATGCAGTATCCTGTTCATGTAAACAGACATTAGTGCATTTTACATGGATACATAAATACAAGAAGTAGTAATGAACAGAAAAATTCAATTATTATCCATCATATTTTTAGGGGTTTCGCAGTTTGCGTTTTCCCAGATCAAAGAGGAAAAGCTGGTTCTTAATAAAAAAAGAGAACCGGAGGTGAAGAAGATCGAGAAAAGAAGACTTCCGTGGAAACCATTAAAAACTATCCGCCGGAAGAGAAATCCCAGACTCCTGTAAGATATACTATTACAGATGTTCCTGCAGTTTCTGACTTCAAAACTTCTACCATTCAAGGGGAGGATGTAGCTCCAAAATTTGACGGGACGGCCCAGAATAACTATGTCCAATTTGGAATGGGTAATTATGGGAAGATCCTGTTAGATGGAAATGTATCCAAAACCCTTCAAAATAAGTTCGAAGTAGGAGCAGATGTACATTTGTTGTCTACAAGTGGTCTTAAAAATGATTACGACTGGAAATCAAAACAAACATCAGCAACCATAGGAGCTTTCCTTAACTCTTATGGAGATAAAGGAAAATTCAATATCAATGCTGAATATGGATTGAATAACTATAACTATTACGGGATTTATGCTTTAACGCCCTCAGCAGACGTTGATTTAAAGCAAAAAGTCAATCAGTTCAAAGTGAATGGATATTATGATTTCTATTCTAATGAGATTCTGAATGATGTAAGAGTAAAATCTTCATTCCTGA of the Chryseobacterium capnotolerans genome contains:
- a CDS encoding lipocalin family protein, with amino-acid sequence MEKKLLFSSVLIFSTLVSAQKLKKEDVIGFWKLKEAGFYEGKKKIVKDFDNCRLMRNYAIREDGFAVYNYIEGKVGDCIPSEPRLSFWKIVENRIQFYVDDKNILEEVVVTVNKDKTMTFSSYIPVPVKDKDPELEKLLNTIHYDIVESVY
- a CDS encoding DUF962 domain-containing protein, encoding MSERIKTYKEFYQFYLTEHSKTGTRIFHFIGTLLIFVVIGYVISSGKERFLWYIPIVGYGFAWFSHAVIERNKPATFKYPLWSLISDFRLFFELLIGKQKFAGTDNQVQNP
- a CDS encoding APC family permease, coding for MSQLFRRKVYSDTDTSTGLLRVLGVWDIVFFGIAAIIGAGSFSSLGEAVFRGGPGVILLYLICGFACGFTALCYAEFASRIPTAGSAYTYAYASFGELIAWIIGWALIMEYSFGNIYVAFSWSDYFTSFLGRLGMHIPDYLTCSYTEAKKAVLNGSENKELLNAWKSAPLIGNLKFIVDIPALVINGLITWLCYVGVKESKNFNNSLVILKLGVILLVILVGFAYINTENWTPISPVTGIPSFMPNGFTGVMSAVSGVFFAYIGFDALSVLSEETKDPQKTLPKGMIISLVLCTVIYIALTLVLTGMVDYRKFDGVGDPLSFIFEKTNANVAWMELVVSFVAIVAITTVLLVFQMGQPRIWYAMSRDGLMPQKFLKIHPKYKTPSFATIVTGIVVGVPILFTDKTFILDFTSIGTIFAFVLVCAGVLTLPAKEKIKGRFHLPYINGKIIFPVIFIGGLIAFYYWQPEFFQTLMNWSDPKDGEFRASIFFFILINLILCGVTFIKNLSLIPLIGLSSCLYLLTGMSHENWFWFGMWFLIGMFIYFFYGYKNSKLGKELKNS
- a CDS encoding CocE/NonD family hydrolase, whose translation is MKFKILLALIFANLIQAQKFHFPKTAVTDTLILEKQMPILAVQLIPNLQTVQHKPQNTVDVSDVLFRLQIIAKDYQKSLATLTEYRNQFADHNMAGYKFMSYEIYSMAKLIETKISFSKGLRTAFDKKYESLPEHLLPRVGLAVAGDVNNFRKLFKKALNKQKGKDSIDYKSALALCKAYLDYKTYSGIQPEIKQLLTAKDKERFITETKDLKIQNGNTLTLTIIRKKGNKSPLPVILTNNIYAGELDRFFGTRAATYGYIGLVVNTRGKRNSNDENNPFEHESQDLYEVIDWASKQPWSNGKVGMIGGSYLGFSQWAAVKKLHPALKTIVPQVSVGIGIDYPARNNVFMSYMLQWIQYVTNNKYTDEIDFNNAAKWDSINTAWYKSGSSFRSLDSISKKPSKIFQRWLDHPGYDQYWQKMVPYKEEFAKINIPILTTTGYYDDDQIGALYYYNQHLKYNKNAEHYLVIGPYNHGGAQSFGFTYVEGSPIDPAARISIDDLAFSWFDYILKNGKKPELLKDKVNFQVMNTNSWKHVSSFDKMHTSYLKFYLQNSKNNSSVFSKPTQQNFTPLTVDFNNRNDKDTYYAVSKNDSIKTTNSTYFVSEVLDKDIIISGSISGFFTISTNKKDFDTNASLYEIRPDGKLISLSSHIARASYAKNNETRQLLTPNTIEQIPIKNAYVMSKKIEKGSKLLLLVGVNKNPNWQLNYGTGKDVSDETIQDAGEPMQIKWYNDSYVEIPVY